One segment of Amycolatopsis alba DSM 44262 DNA contains the following:
- a CDS encoding long-chain fatty acid--CoA ligase → MLSTMQDGQLSLGRLLRHGTTVHSESEVITWTGSEARRETYGELGKHAARLANALRSLGITGDQRVGTFMWNNAEHMAAYLAIPAMGAVLHTLNIRLFPEQLVFVANHAEDQVVIVDGTLIPLLAKQLPELKTVRHVIVANGDASALPAPEGVQVHSYAELLAGQPDTFDWPEVDERSAAAMCYTSGTTGDPKGVAYSHRSIWLHSMQVTMTDSMRLAQHDKALAIVPMFHAMAWGMPYAALMVGASLLMPDRFLQPAPIAQMLDAEKPTFAGAVPTIWQGLLSHLDANPQDISHLREVVVGGSAAPPSLMHAFEDRYNVPILHAWGMTETSPLGSVARPPAAATGEKAWEYRYTQGRFPASVSARLIGDNGEELPWDNESVGELEVQGPWIAASYYSGTSGDEPDPEKFHDGWLRTGDVGKISPDGYLTLTDRAKDVIKSGGEWISSVDLENQVMAHPAVAEAAVVGIPDEKWDERPLVAVVLREGQRVTAEELREFLSDKVAKWQLPENWTFVDEVPKTSVGKFDKKRLRKFHSEGKLDISQL, encoded by the coding sequence ATGTTGAGCACGATGCAGGACGGACAGCTGTCACTGGGCAGGCTGCTCCGCCACGGCACGACGGTGCACTCCGAGAGCGAAGTGATCACCTGGACCGGTTCAGAAGCCCGCCGCGAGACCTACGGCGAACTCGGCAAGCACGCGGCACGGCTCGCCAACGCCCTCCGGAGCCTGGGCATCACCGGTGACCAGCGCGTCGGCACCTTCATGTGGAACAACGCCGAGCACATGGCCGCGTACCTGGCCATCCCCGCGATGGGCGCGGTGCTGCACACGCTGAACATCCGGCTGTTCCCGGAGCAGCTGGTCTTCGTCGCCAACCACGCCGAGGACCAGGTCGTCATCGTCGACGGCACGCTGATCCCGCTGCTGGCCAAGCAGCTGCCCGAGCTGAAGACCGTGCGCCACGTTATCGTGGCCAACGGCGACGCCTCGGCCCTCCCGGCGCCCGAAGGCGTCCAGGTGCACTCCTACGCCGAGCTGCTGGCCGGCCAGCCCGACACCTTCGACTGGCCCGAGGTGGACGAGCGTTCGGCCGCCGCGATGTGTTACACCTCGGGCACCACGGGTGACCCGAAGGGTGTCGCGTACTCCCACCGGTCGATCTGGCTGCACTCCATGCAGGTCACGATGACCGACAGCATGCGGCTGGCCCAGCACGACAAGGCCCTCGCGATCGTCCCGATGTTCCACGCGATGGCGTGGGGCATGCCGTACGCGGCGCTGATGGTCGGCGCGTCGCTGCTGATGCCGGACCGCTTCCTCCAGCCCGCCCCCATCGCCCAGATGCTCGACGCCGAGAAGCCGACCTTCGCCGGCGCGGTCCCGACGATCTGGCAGGGCCTGCTGTCGCACCTCGACGCGAACCCGCAGGACATCTCGCATCTGCGCGAGGTCGTCGTCGGCGGTTCGGCGGCGCCGCCGTCGCTGATGCACGCTTTCGAGGACCGCTACAACGTGCCGATCCTGCACGCCTGGGGCATGACCGAGACGTCGCCGCTGGGCAGCGTCGCGCGTCCGCCCGCCGCCGCGACCGGCGAGAAGGCGTGGGAGTACCGCTACACCCAGGGCCGCTTCCCGGCGTCCGTCAGCGCCCGGCTGATCGGCGACAACGGCGAAGAACTGCCGTGGGACAACGAAAGCGTCGGCGAGCTCGAAGTGCAGGGGCCGTGGATCGCGGCGTCGTACTACAGCGGCACGAGCGGTGACGAGCCAGACCCGGAGAAGTTCCACGACGGCTGGCTGCGCACCGGCGACGTCGGCAAGATCAGCCCGGACGGCTATCTCACGCTGACCGACCGCGCGAAGGACGTCATCAAATCCGGCGGCGAGTGGATCTCCTCGGTGGACCTGGAGAACCAGGTGATGGCCCATCCCGCGGTGGCCGAGGCGGCCGTGGTCGGCATCCCCGACGAGAAGTGGGACGAGCGCCCGCTGGTCGCCGTCGTGCTCCGGGAAGGCCAGCGCGTCACGGCCGAAGAGCTGCGCGAATTCCTGTCCGACAAGGTCGCGAAGTGGCAGCTGCCGGAGAACTGGACCTTTGTGGACGAAGTCCCCAAGACCAGCGTCGGCAAGTTCGACAAGAAGCGGCTGCGGAAGTTCCACTCCGAAGGCAAACTCGACATCAGTCAGCTCTAA
- a CDS encoding ABC transporter substrate-binding protein, with amino-acid sequence MRKTSRRTFLALAGTTVLSACGSNNVQTGSPPPSTAYSAGVTRPKPKPVDLAQWYHPYPEAGVQEAVTRYAAAYQKSKVAVQWNPDDYETKLNAALTAGPVPDVFEGQVTVDRVRQGQLAPLDDVVGPVRGDFNSSVLAAQTVDGKTYGIPQALDTQVLFYRKSFLQEAKVQPPQTLDELVDAAKKLSKDGVKGLFAGNDAGAAALAGPLLWSAGLDYVKDGKSVGFDDPRAATVFAKLHELNGSLLLGASTDWADPIPFIDGLAAMQWTWLWNLPKIQDTMKDDFGVLAFPRLDASGAPSVPVSGLSAMVHSKSLNPDAAKDFVKWLWLERTDFQREFATRFGFHLPARLSVLDKVDQAADAAKLVKENGRAAGPLWTPTANTALVDALGRIARDGADPAAETKKAVETVKAELGRLSA; translated from the coding sequence GTGCGTAAGACAAGCAGGCGAACGTTCCTGGCATTGGCGGGGACGACGGTGCTCTCCGCCTGCGGGTCGAACAATGTCCAAACAGGAAGCCCGCCGCCGTCGACGGCGTACTCCGCCGGGGTGACCAGGCCGAAACCGAAACCGGTGGACCTCGCGCAGTGGTATCACCCGTATCCCGAAGCCGGGGTCCAGGAAGCCGTCACGCGCTACGCGGCCGCGTACCAGAAGTCCAAGGTCGCGGTGCAGTGGAATCCCGACGACTACGAGACGAAACTGAACGCCGCGCTGACGGCGGGCCCGGTCCCGGACGTCTTCGAAGGCCAGGTCACCGTCGACCGCGTCCGGCAGGGCCAACTCGCCCCGCTCGACGACGTCGTCGGGCCTGTGCGCGGGGATTTCAACTCCTCGGTGCTCGCGGCGCAGACCGTCGACGGCAAGACCTACGGCATCCCGCAGGCGCTGGACACCCAGGTTCTCTTCTACCGCAAGAGTTTCCTACAGGAGGCCAAGGTACAGCCGCCGCAGACGCTCGACGAACTCGTCGACGCGGCGAAGAAACTCTCCAAGGACGGCGTCAAAGGGCTGTTCGCGGGCAACGACGCGGGCGCGGCGGCGCTGGCCGGGCCGCTGCTGTGGTCGGCGGGGCTCGACTACGTCAAGGACGGCAAATCCGTCGGCTTCGACGATCCGCGCGCCGCCACGGTGTTCGCGAAACTCCATGAGCTCAACGGTTCGCTGCTGTTGGGCGCTTCGACGGACTGGGCGGACCCGATCCCGTTCATCGACGGCCTCGCCGCCATGCAGTGGACCTGGCTGTGGAACCTGCCGAAGATCCAGGACACCATGAAGGACGACTTCGGTGTCCTGGCCTTCCCTCGGCTCGACGCTTCGGGCGCGCCGTCCGTCCCGGTCAGCGGCCTGAGCGCGATGGTGCACTCGAAGAGCCTGAATCCCGACGCCGCCAAGGACTTCGTCAAATGGCTGTGGCTGGAGCGCACCGATTTCCAGCGGGAGTTCGCCACCAGGTTCGGCTTCCACCTGCCCGCGCGGCTGAGCGTGCTCGACAAGGTCGATCAGGCGGCCGACGCCGCGAAGCTGGTCAAGGAGAACGGCCGCGCCGCCGGTCCATTGTGGACACCGACGGCGAACACCGCGCTCGTCGACGCGCTGGGCCGCATCGCCCGCGACGGCGCCGACCCGGCCGCCGAGACGAAGAAAGCCGTCGAGACCGTCAAAGCGGAACTGGGTCGCCTGTCCGCGTGA
- a CDS encoding TetR/AcrR family transcriptional regulator C-terminal domain-containing protein → MARKGSLDLAKITEAAVDLLDEAGLAELSTRRLAAKLGVSSPTLYWHVKDKAELLDLVAEAICADAFEIDRALSWREQLASGLRQFRALLLRHRDAAALLRERPPTGPHRLGHIETTVRILLEAGFSEEDTAGISRLLTAHVLASVETLPARKPDEGFLERLADYPHVSRLGPAFATQSSEDLFDLGVEVILDGLAARLRRS, encoded by the coding sequence GTGGCACGCAAAGGCTCGCTGGACCTCGCCAAGATCACCGAGGCCGCCGTCGACCTGCTCGACGAAGCCGGTCTCGCCGAGCTGAGCACCCGGCGCCTGGCGGCGAAGCTCGGCGTCAGCTCGCCGACGCTGTACTGGCACGTGAAGGACAAGGCGGAACTCCTGGACCTCGTCGCCGAAGCGATCTGCGCCGACGCCTTCGAGATCGATCGCGCCCTGTCCTGGCGCGAGCAGCTCGCGAGCGGGCTCCGCCAGTTCCGCGCCCTGCTGCTGCGCCACCGGGACGCGGCCGCCCTGCTGCGCGAACGGCCGCCGACCGGGCCGCACCGGCTGGGCCACATCGAAACGACCGTGCGGATCCTGCTGGAAGCGGGCTTCTCCGAAGAAGACACCGCGGGGATCTCAAGGCTGCTCACGGCACACGTGCTCGCGTCGGTGGAGACCCTCCCCGCACGGAAGCCGGACGAAGGGTTTCTCGAACGGCTCGCGGACTATCCCCACGTGAGCAGGCTCGGCCCGGCTTTCGCGACCCAAAGCAGCGAAGACCTGTTCGACCTGGGCGTCGAAGTGATCCTGGACGGCCTGGCAGCCCGGCTCCGCCGGTCTTGA
- a CDS encoding TIGR03767 family metallophosphoesterase: MSDISRRTFATAGAAGVGLLLCTPTANALDRALALTATRATRTAGTTLESAAAPLKSGPGYTRLTAGPGWPLVVRGDLAAPKSGRDDRRRAMASFAQFTDLHFTDAESPARFEYLHPFVGSAHRPHETLGPVATTALVERVNSLKAGPFTGRAIDFMVTTGDNTDNHELIELEWFLKVLNGGTVNPTSGDPDVHEGVQTSGSSHYWNPGKPLDDAYTKKGFPQLPGLLGAASSTFTSPGLDVPWFCTFGNHDDSIVGTVPDLPGMDAWYTGRFKVIGKDETTSRKLAKAIGSGSGVPVTELFGGSGTIREVTPDARRRPFSTAEFVQHHLDTANTGPGPVGHGFSGNNADGRNVYYTFRIAPGVVGISLDTTTMAGLADGSIGLGQFTWVENTLKRNSSTYYDFFGRKVTQNVTDELFILFSHHTSGTMGNVLPDARHPLELRLNGDTFVSLLNRFPNVLAWVNGHTHHNKITPHPGKTAKQGFWEINTASHIDFPQHARIIEVADNADGTLSLFTTLIEAEAPYEASYSDTSTQALASLYREFSYNDIHASLGAVGTAQDQNTELLLPHPLA, translated from the coding sequence ATGTCCGACATCTCCAGGCGCACCTTCGCCACGGCAGGCGCGGCCGGCGTCGGCCTGCTGCTGTGCACGCCGACCGCCAACGCGCTCGACCGGGCACTGGCGCTCACTGCGACCCGCGCGACGCGGACCGCGGGCACCACGCTGGAATCCGCGGCGGCCCCGCTGAAGAGCGGTCCTGGCTACACCCGGCTGACCGCGGGCCCCGGCTGGCCGCTCGTGGTCCGGGGCGACCTCGCCGCCCCGAAGTCCGGCCGTGACGACCGGCGCCGCGCGATGGCCTCGTTCGCGCAGTTCACCGACCTGCACTTCACCGACGCCGAGAGCCCGGCGCGGTTCGAGTACCTGCACCCGTTCGTCGGCTCGGCGCACCGGCCGCACGAGACGCTCGGCCCGGTCGCGACGACGGCGCTGGTGGAGCGGGTGAACAGCCTGAAGGCGGGCCCGTTCACCGGACGGGCGATCGACTTCATGGTCACCACCGGCGACAACACCGACAACCACGAGCTGATCGAGCTCGAATGGTTCCTCAAGGTGCTCAACGGCGGCACGGTGAACCCGACCTCGGGCGACCCGGACGTGCACGAGGGCGTCCAGACGTCCGGGTCCTCGCACTACTGGAACCCCGGCAAGCCGCTGGACGACGCGTACACGAAGAAGGGCTTCCCGCAGCTGCCCGGCCTGCTCGGCGCGGCGTCGAGCACCTTCACCTCGCCCGGTCTCGACGTCCCGTGGTTCTGCACCTTCGGCAACCACGACGACAGCATCGTCGGCACCGTGCCGGACCTGCCCGGCATGGACGCCTGGTACACCGGCCGGTTCAAGGTGATCGGCAAGGACGAGACGACGTCGCGGAAACTCGCCAAGGCGATCGGCTCCGGCTCGGGCGTCCCGGTCACGGAACTGTTCGGCGGTTCGGGCACCATCCGCGAAGTCACCCCGGATGCCCGGCGGCGGCCGTTCAGCACGGCGGAATTCGTCCAGCACCACCTCGACACCGCCAACACCGGCCCCGGCCCGGTCGGCCACGGGTTCAGCGGGAACAACGCCGACGGGCGGAACGTGTACTACACCTTCCGCATCGCGCCGGGCGTCGTCGGCATCAGCCTCGACACCACGACGATGGCCGGGCTGGCCGACGGGTCGATCGGGCTCGGGCAGTTCACCTGGGTGGAGAACACGCTCAAGCGGAACAGTTCGACGTACTACGACTTCTTCGGGCGCAAGGTTACGCAGAACGTGACGGACGAGCTGTTCATCCTGTTCAGCCACCACACCAGCGGCACCATGGGCAACGTGCTCCCGGACGCGCGGCATCCGCTGGAGCTGCGGCTCAACGGTGACACGTTCGTCTCGCTGCTGAACCGGTTCCCGAACGTGCTGGCGTGGGTCAACGGGCACACGCACCACAACAAGATCACCCCGCACCCCGGCAAGACGGCGAAACAGGGCTTCTGGGAGATCAACACCGCGTCGCACATCGACTTCCCGCAGCACGCGCGGATCATCGAGGTCGCCGACAACGCCGACGGCACGCTTTCGCTCTTCACGACCTTGATCGAGGCGGAAGCGCCGTACGAGGCCTCGTACTCGGACACCTCGACGCAAGCGCTTGCGTCGCTGTACCGGGAGTTCTCGTACAACGACATCCACGCTTCGCTCGGCGCCGTCGGGACGGCTCAGGACCAGAACACGGAACTCCTCCTCCCCCACCCCCTCGCCTGA
- a CDS encoding C39 family peptidase — MRTRGLVTLLTIATLTAVTAQTAEAGPGRGDDESIDYHEWSGHHGFRDGRLEGLDLDHGTLRIDRPIGTVEHTEPALGTTKTYEYGQWTSRSHRQGFDASQLVASWNAKTPAKTWIKIEAKGRTASGTETAWYVMGRWASGDADIKRTSVDGQSDANAAVDVDTLVMKAGVALRSYQLRISLYREAGSRATPSVTSVGAMTSLVPDRFEVAPTKPGRATGIELKVPAYAQNLHKGQFPEYGGGGENWCSPTSTEMVAEYWGKRPKPEDMAWIPEGYVDPTVAYAARYTFDYAYDGTGNWPFNTAYAASLGLRGHITRLHSLNELENYIARGIPVITSQSFKAEELDGAGYGTSGHIMVVVGFTKDGDVIANDPAASSNDRVRNVYKRHQFETIWQRTKRYNTTGGVSGGPGGVAYIITPR, encoded by the coding sequence ATGCGCACAAGAGGGCTGGTCACGCTGCTGACGATCGCGACGCTGACTGCGGTGACGGCACAGACGGCGGAGGCGGGCCCCGGCCGCGGAGACGACGAGTCGATCGACTACCACGAATGGTCCGGTCACCACGGCTTCCGCGACGGCAGGCTGGAGGGGCTCGACCTCGACCACGGCACACTGCGCATCGACCGCCCGATCGGCACCGTCGAGCACACCGAACCCGCGCTCGGCACCACGAAGACCTACGAATACGGCCAGTGGACGTCCCGGAGCCACCGGCAGGGCTTCGACGCCTCCCAGCTGGTCGCGTCCTGGAACGCGAAGACGCCCGCGAAGACCTGGATCAAGATCGAAGCGAAGGGCCGCACCGCGTCGGGCACCGAGACGGCCTGGTACGTCATGGGCCGTTGGGCCAGCGGGGACGCCGACATCAAACGCACGAGCGTCGACGGCCAGAGCGACGCCAACGCCGCCGTCGACGTCGACACGCTGGTCATGAAGGCGGGTGTCGCACTGCGGTCGTACCAGCTGCGGATCAGCCTGTACCGCGAGGCCGGTTCCCGTGCCACGCCGTCGGTGACGTCGGTGGGTGCCATGACGTCACTGGTCCCCGACCGGTTCGAGGTCGCGCCGACGAAGCCGGGCCGGGCCACCGGGATCGAGCTCAAGGTGCCCGCCTACGCCCAGAACCTCCACAAAGGACAGTTCCCGGAGTACGGGGGCGGCGGCGAGAACTGGTGCAGCCCGACATCCACCGAAATGGTGGCCGAATACTGGGGCAAACGGCCCAAGCCCGAGGACATGGCGTGGATTCCGGAGGGTTACGTCGACCCGACCGTCGCGTACGCCGCCCGCTACACGTTCGACTACGCCTACGACGGAACCGGCAACTGGCCGTTCAACACCGCGTACGCCGCTTCACTCGGACTGCGTGGGCACATCACCCGTTTGCACTCCTTGAACGAACTCGAAAACTACATCGCGCGCGGCATTCCGGTGATCACGTCGCAGTCGTTCAAGGCCGAGGAACTCGACGGCGCGGGATACGGCACCTCCGGTCACATCATGGTCGTCGTCGGCTTCACGAAGGACGGTGACGTGATCGCGAACGACCCGGCGGCCAGCAGCAACGACCGCGTCCGGAACGTCTACAAGCGACACCAGTTCGAAACGATCTGGCAGCGCACCAAGCGGTACAACACCACGGGCGGGGTTTCCGGCGGTCCCGGCGGGGTCGCCTACATCATCACGCCGCGCTGA